The following are encoded together in the Drosophila sechellia strain sech25 chromosome 3R, ASM438219v1, whole genome shotgun sequence genome:
- the LOC6607089 gene encoding dynein regulatory complex protein 11 isoform X2, which yields MSSTYFNDIWHQSQHECELLSTIDYERQHQDVETTVATMNAAVGSVAADADAKALLQSSLYEFYLRYICLSNRLEDVYDNMIQPQKRQLVRKLLDACLGRVVELKHDLVNIDLMEFSYNDEVVERLRLTPMETELRIPRYFLRERQQELEFRKKTMHEILTKLGWLEEHELEETVTTEIEAIRMLQMHERARQGRLRAHFMKEIRILKEKGKSEERTEKERSDSGLLAAMKIQKMWRGHTARRITRRRKMEEMILIGMLPPPPAVVKERAEKLEKLQHNEKRYQAQALYGKEFEERQSALKEEIRAKHGASMKEDIADEIRAWVKDCYDKTGKLPDFPSEDQGGSLHIFSRPGTESEHSRSSARSSKESRKTKDKSKSPARSGDLNVNENQDEEVSFQPAPSVCLPDIRAEIDLYNDTWRDKDETGVLSQAAYEDMIYSDKYQEVELEFRRAVDDVMRQEIELLQTAVGKKVKKSSKKTRRSGKKSKKKKEKDLTPDRTTESLYEELVTNGIIRKYPELRLKQFLGDKALTARNGTNPSPGDIRQILTEYCILPLGSDAIHNCTPLIRSILLAGPKGSGKKALLHAICTEVGAVLFDLTPANIVGKYPGKSGLIMLIHLVLKVSRLLQPAVIFMGDAERPFMKKIPKTDRTDPKRLKKDLPKLIKNIAPEDRVVFIGTSNLPWEADQKLLQSVYNRFIYIPRPDYGAMSHAWKTLLHDYSGGISNLDTSAMAKISDGYTIGSIDACLKEVMTCKRKLQLRTQPLTNAELINVLCSQDPVYREEEEAFESWWSKTPLGRRRQRFLELEEERLLEEQAQAAKQGNA from the exons ATGTCCAGCACATATTTCAACGATATCTGGCACCAATCCCAGCATGAATGCGAGCTGCTCTCCACGATTGACTATGAGAGGCAGCACCAGGATGTGGAGACGACGGTGGCCACCATGAATGCAGCGGTCGGATCCGTCGCAGCCGATGCGGATGCCAAGGCCTTGCTGCAGTCCAGTCTGTACGAGTTCTATCTGCGCTACATATGTCTGAGCAATCGGCTGGAGGATGTCTACGATAAT ATGATTCAGCCTCAGAAGCGCCAGTTGGTGCGTAAGTTACTGGACGCCTGTCTGGGTCGAGTGGTGGAGCTGAAGCACGATCTCGTGAATATCGACCTTATGGAGTTCAGCTACAACGACGAGGTGGTGGAACGCCTGCGCCTGACGCCCATGGAAACGGAGCTGAGGATACCACGCTACTTTCTGCGTGAGCGTCAGCAGGAGCTAGAGTTTCGAAAGAAGACCATGCATGAGATCCTAACGAAGCTGGGTTGGCTTGAGGAGCACGAGCTGGAGGAGACGGTTACCACCGAAATCGAAGCTATTAGGATGCTTCAAATGCATGAGCGAGCGCGACAAGGGCGCTTGCGTGCCCACTTCATGAAGGAGATTCGTATCCTTAAGGAGAAGGGCAAGTCGGAGGAGCGCACCGAAAAGGAGCGCAGTGACTCCGGTCTGTTGGCTGCCATGAAGATTCAGAAGATGTGGCGTGGCCACACAGCCCGCCGGATAACGCGGCGCCGCAAGATGGAGGAGATGATCCTGATTGGAATGCTGCCACCACCGCCGGCTGTGGTCAAGGAGCGAGCCGAGAAACTGGAGAAGTTGCAGCACAACGAGAAGCGCTACCAGGCGCAGGCGTTATACGGCAAAGAGTTTGAGGAGCGACAGAGCGCACTGAAGGAGGAGATTCGGGCCAAGCACGGAGCCAGCATGAAGGAGGACATCGCCGATGAGATTCGGGCTTGGGTAAAGGACTGCTACGACAAGACTGGCAAGCTGCCGGACTTTCCCTCCGAGGATCAGGGCGGCTCATTGCATATTTTCAGCAGACCTGGAACTGAGAGCGAGCACAGCCGTTCGTCGGCCCGCTCCTCCAAGGAGTCGCGAAAGACCAAGGATAAGTCCAAGTCACCCGCTCGCAGTGGTGACCTCAACGTCAACGAAAACCAAGACGAGGAAGTTAGCTTCCAGCCGGCACCGTCCGTCTGCCTACCAGACATCCGTGCGGAGATCGATCT GTATAACGATACCTGGCGTGATAAGGATGAAACCGGTGTGCTGAGCCAAGCGGCCTACGAGGACATGATCTACAGCGACAAGTACCAGGAGGTGGAGCTAGAGTTTCGGCGCGCCGTCGACGATGTGATGCGCCAGGAGATCGAGCTGCTCCAAACGGCGGTCGGTAAGAAGGTGAAGAAGAGCAGCAAAAAGACTCGGCGATCCGGCAAGAAGAGCAAAAAGAAGAAGGAGAAGGATCTAACGCCGGATCGCACTACGGAGTCGCTGTACGAGGAGCTGGTCACGAATGGCATAATCCGGAAATACCCGGAGCTAAGGCTTAAGCAATTCCTGGGCGACAAGGCGTTGACTGCCAGGAATGGCACGAATCCCTCTCCGGGCGACATTCGTCAGATTCTCACGGAGTACTGCATCCTTCCACTGGGATCTGATGCCATTCACAACTGCACTCCACTGATACGTTCCATCCTGTTGGCTGGACCCAAAGGATCCGGGAAGAAGGCACTGCTCCACGCCATTTGCACGGAGGTGGGTGCCGTGCTTTTCGATCTGACTCCTGCCAATATTGTGGGCAAGTATCCTGGCAAATCGGGACTGATAATGCTGATCCATCTGGTACTGAAGGTGTCGCGACTGCTCCAGCCTGCGGTGATATTCATGGGCGATGCGGAGCGGCCTTTCATGAAGAAAATTCCGAAAACGGATCGCACAGATCCCAAGCGGCTGAAGAAGGATCTGCCCAAGTTAATAAAGAACATTGCTCCCGAGGATCGCGTCGTTTTTATTGGCACCTCCAATCTGCCCTGGGAGGCGGATCAAAAGCTATTGCAATCCGTTTATAATCGATTCATATATATTCCTCGACCGGATTACGGCGCCATGTCGCATGCCTGGAAAACACTGTTGCA CGATTACTCTGGTGGCATTTCCAACCTGGACACCAGCGCCATGGCCAAGATATCAGATGGCTATACCATTGGATCCATAGATGCATGCCTCAAGGAGGTGATGACCTGCAAGCGGAAACTCCAGCTGCGCACCCAACCGTTGACCAATGCCGAACTGATCAATGTTCTGTG CTCACAAGATCCTGTCTATCGCGAGGAGGAGGAAGCTTTCGAGTCCTGGTGGTCGAAGACCCCCCTCGGCCGCCGACGACAGCGGTTTttggagctggaggaggagcgATTGCTGGAGGAGCAGGCACAGGCGGCCAAGCAGGGAAATG CCTAA
- the LOC6607089 gene encoding dynein regulatory complex protein 11 isoform X1, translating to MSSTYFNDIWHQSQHECELLSTIDYERQHQDVETTVATMNAAVGSVAADADAKALLQSSLYEFYLRYICLSNRLEDVYDNMIQPQKRQLVRKLLDACLGRVVELKHDLVNIDLMEFSYNDEVVERLRLTPMETELRIPRYFLRERQQELEFRKKTMHEILTKLGWLEEHELEETVTTEIEAIRMLQMHERARQGRLRAHFMKEIRILKEKGKSEERTEKERSDSGLLAAMKIQKMWRGHTARRITRRRKMEEMILIGMLPPPPAVVKERAEKLEKLQHNEKRYQAQALYGKEFEERQSALKEEIRAKHGASMKEDIADEIRAWVKDCYDKTGKLPDFPSEDQGGSLHIFSRPGTESEHSRSSARSSKESRKTKDKSKSPARSGDLNVNENQDEEVSFQPAPSVCLPDIRAEIDLYNDTWRDKDETGVLSQAAYEDMIYSDKYQEVELEFRRAVDDVMRQEIELLQTAVGKKVKKSSKKTRRSGKKSKKKKEKDLTPDRTTESLYEELVTNGIIRKYPELRLKQFLGDKALTARNGTNPSPGDIRQILTEYCILPLGSDAIHNCTPLIRSILLAGPKGSGKKALLHAICTEVGAVLFDLTPANIVGKYPGKSGLIMLIHLVLKVSRLLQPAVIFMGDAERPFMKKIPKTDRTDPKRLKKDLPKLIKNIAPEDRVVFIGTSNLPWEADQKLLQSVYNRFIYIPRPDYGAMSHAWKTLLHDYSGGISNLDTSAMAKISDGYTIGSIDACLKEVMTCKRKLQLRTQPLTNAELINVLCSQDPVYREEEEAFESWWSKTPLGRRRQRFLELEEERLLEEQAQAAKQGNGNKKKGLN from the exons ATGTCCAGCACATATTTCAACGATATCTGGCACCAATCCCAGCATGAATGCGAGCTGCTCTCCACGATTGACTATGAGAGGCAGCACCAGGATGTGGAGACGACGGTGGCCACCATGAATGCAGCGGTCGGATCCGTCGCAGCCGATGCGGATGCCAAGGCCTTGCTGCAGTCCAGTCTGTACGAGTTCTATCTGCGCTACATATGTCTGAGCAATCGGCTGGAGGATGTCTACGATAAT ATGATTCAGCCTCAGAAGCGCCAGTTGGTGCGTAAGTTACTGGACGCCTGTCTGGGTCGAGTGGTGGAGCTGAAGCACGATCTCGTGAATATCGACCTTATGGAGTTCAGCTACAACGACGAGGTGGTGGAACGCCTGCGCCTGACGCCCATGGAAACGGAGCTGAGGATACCACGCTACTTTCTGCGTGAGCGTCAGCAGGAGCTAGAGTTTCGAAAGAAGACCATGCATGAGATCCTAACGAAGCTGGGTTGGCTTGAGGAGCACGAGCTGGAGGAGACGGTTACCACCGAAATCGAAGCTATTAGGATGCTTCAAATGCATGAGCGAGCGCGACAAGGGCGCTTGCGTGCCCACTTCATGAAGGAGATTCGTATCCTTAAGGAGAAGGGCAAGTCGGAGGAGCGCACCGAAAAGGAGCGCAGTGACTCCGGTCTGTTGGCTGCCATGAAGATTCAGAAGATGTGGCGTGGCCACACAGCCCGCCGGATAACGCGGCGCCGCAAGATGGAGGAGATGATCCTGATTGGAATGCTGCCACCACCGCCGGCTGTGGTCAAGGAGCGAGCCGAGAAACTGGAGAAGTTGCAGCACAACGAGAAGCGCTACCAGGCGCAGGCGTTATACGGCAAAGAGTTTGAGGAGCGACAGAGCGCACTGAAGGAGGAGATTCGGGCCAAGCACGGAGCCAGCATGAAGGAGGACATCGCCGATGAGATTCGGGCTTGGGTAAAGGACTGCTACGACAAGACTGGCAAGCTGCCGGACTTTCCCTCCGAGGATCAGGGCGGCTCATTGCATATTTTCAGCAGACCTGGAACTGAGAGCGAGCACAGCCGTTCGTCGGCCCGCTCCTCCAAGGAGTCGCGAAAGACCAAGGATAAGTCCAAGTCACCCGCTCGCAGTGGTGACCTCAACGTCAACGAAAACCAAGACGAGGAAGTTAGCTTCCAGCCGGCACCGTCCGTCTGCCTACCAGACATCCGTGCGGAGATCGATCT GTATAACGATACCTGGCGTGATAAGGATGAAACCGGTGTGCTGAGCCAAGCGGCCTACGAGGACATGATCTACAGCGACAAGTACCAGGAGGTGGAGCTAGAGTTTCGGCGCGCCGTCGACGATGTGATGCGCCAGGAGATCGAGCTGCTCCAAACGGCGGTCGGTAAGAAGGTGAAGAAGAGCAGCAAAAAGACTCGGCGATCCGGCAAGAAGAGCAAAAAGAAGAAGGAGAAGGATCTAACGCCGGATCGCACTACGGAGTCGCTGTACGAGGAGCTGGTCACGAATGGCATAATCCGGAAATACCCGGAGCTAAGGCTTAAGCAATTCCTGGGCGACAAGGCGTTGACTGCCAGGAATGGCACGAATCCCTCTCCGGGCGACATTCGTCAGATTCTCACGGAGTACTGCATCCTTCCACTGGGATCTGATGCCATTCACAACTGCACTCCACTGATACGTTCCATCCTGTTGGCTGGACCCAAAGGATCCGGGAAGAAGGCACTGCTCCACGCCATTTGCACGGAGGTGGGTGCCGTGCTTTTCGATCTGACTCCTGCCAATATTGTGGGCAAGTATCCTGGCAAATCGGGACTGATAATGCTGATCCATCTGGTACTGAAGGTGTCGCGACTGCTCCAGCCTGCGGTGATATTCATGGGCGATGCGGAGCGGCCTTTCATGAAGAAAATTCCGAAAACGGATCGCACAGATCCCAAGCGGCTGAAGAAGGATCTGCCCAAGTTAATAAAGAACATTGCTCCCGAGGATCGCGTCGTTTTTATTGGCACCTCCAATCTGCCCTGGGAGGCGGATCAAAAGCTATTGCAATCCGTTTATAATCGATTCATATATATTCCTCGACCGGATTACGGCGCCATGTCGCATGCCTGGAAAACACTGTTGCA CGATTACTCTGGTGGCATTTCCAACCTGGACACCAGCGCCATGGCCAAGATATCAGATGGCTATACCATTGGATCCATAGATGCATGCCTCAAGGAGGTGATGACCTGCAAGCGGAAACTCCAGCTGCGCACCCAACCGTTGACCAATGCCGAACTGATCAATGTTCTGTG CTCACAAGATCCTGTCTATCGCGAGGAGGAGGAAGCTTTCGAGTCCTGGTGGTCGAAGACCCCCCTCGGCCGCCGACGACAGCGGTTTttggagctggaggaggagcgATTGCTGGAGGAGCAGGCACAGGCGGCCAAGCAGGGAAATGGTAACAAGAAAAAGGGTCTTAATTAA
- the LOC6607090 gene encoding vacuolar protein sorting-associated protein 45, whose amino-acid sequence MNLISGIKLYIEKMCSESGPGMKIILLDKETTSIISMAFSQSDMLQREVYLFERLDSGRSNERLKYLKCIVFIRPTKQNIQLLANELRNPKYSAYYIYFSNIIPRTDIKYLAECDESESVREVKELYADYLCVNPNLFSLGIPNCMANLNWLPDALNRSMQGITAVLVSLKLNPVIRYRAGSQAAQLLAKLIYEQITKDSSLFDFRSNMDGAAPPLLLVLDRRDDPVTPLLHQWTYQAMVHELLHIKNNRLDLSNCPNVPKDFKELVLSGDQDDFYGNNMYANYGEIGSTIKQLMEEFQRKANDHKKVESIADMKNFIESYPQFKKMSGTVQKHLCVIGELSALSNKRNLFEVSELEQEIACKAEHSAQLQRIKKLIADERVSIDDALKLVALYALRYERHANCDTSGLLQIIKTRGGRAAIVPSLIEYAGTHVRQGDLFNMVRITDAVKLTRNLIKGLKGVENVFTQHTPLLKETLEDVFKGRELDPLFPAINSELVPFRRPPQEVVVFIIGGATYEEALAVHQLNNAGYKVILGGTTIHNSQSFIQEVMAATSGIQFKHTKSMIKYCSTDNI is encoded by the exons ATGAATCTGATAAGCGGCATCAAGTTGTACATCGAGAAAATGTGCTCCGAGTCGGGACCGGGCATGAAAATCATCCTTCTGGACAAGGAGACG ACTAGTATCATTTCCATGGCCTTTAGCCAATCGGACATGCTACAGCGGGAGGTGTACCTGTTCGAGCGCCTGGACTCGGGAAGATCCAACGAGCGGTTAAAGTATCTTAAATGCATCGTCTTCATACGCCCCACCAAGCAGAACATCCAGCTACTGGCCAACGAGTTGCGGAACCCCAAATACAGCGCCTACTACATTT ATTTCAGCAACATCATTCCCCGGACGGACATAAAGTACTTGGCAGAGTGCGACGAATCCGAATCGGTGCGAGAGGTGAAGGAGCTGTATGCGGACTACCTGTGCGTCAACCCCAATCTGTTCTCATTAGGCATTCCCAATTGCATGGCGAATCTTAATTGGCTGCCGGACGCCCTCAATCGCAGCATGCAGGGCATCACAGCAGTGCTCGTGTCTCTTAAGCTGAACCCAGTGATCCGTTACCGAGCCGGCTCTCAGGCAGCGCAGCTTCTGGCCAAGCTTATCTACGAGCAGATCACAAAAGACTCCTCGCTATTCGACTTTCGCTCCAACATGGATGGCGCTGCGCCACCGCTGCTGCTCGTGCTGGACCGCAGGGATGATCCTGTGACGCCGCTTTTGCATCAGTGGACATACCAGGCCATGGTGCATGAGTTGCTGCACATAAAAAACAATCGATTGGACTTGTCCAATTGCCCCAATGTGCCGAAGGACTTCAAGGAGCTGGTCTTATCCGGTGATCAGGATGACTTCTATGGCAACAACATGTACGCCAACTACGGCGAAATCGGGTCTACCATCAAGCAACTGATGGAGGAGTTCCAGCGCAAGGCAAACGACCACAAGAAGGTGGAGAGCATAGCAGACATGAAGAACTTTATTGAGTCATATCCGCAGTTTAAGAAAATGTCCGGCACCGTGCAGAAGCATTTGTGTGTGATTGGCGAACTGTCGGCGCTGAGCAACAAGAGAAATCTTTTCGAGGTTTCCGAACTTGAACAGGAGATCGCTTGCAAGGCGGAGCACTCGGCCCAGCTGCAGAGAATCAAGAAACTGATTGCCGACGAACGGGTTTCCATCGATGACGCTCTAAAGTTGGTAGCACTTTATGCTTTGCGATACGAGCGGCACGCGAACTGCGATACATCTGGACTGCTGCAGATCATCAAAACGCGCGGTGGACGAGCGGCTATAGTGCCCTCGCTGATCGAGTATGCTGGAACCCACGTACGGCAAGGAGATCTCTTCAATATGGTGCGCATAACGGACGCCGTAAAGCTGACACGGAATTTGATTAAGGGCCTTAAGGGTGTGGAAAACGTATTCACGCAGCACACTCCTCTCCTGAAGGAAACTTTGGAGGACGTGTTTAAGGGCCGCGAGCTGGATCCCCTCTTCCCGGCCATAAATTCAGAGCTTGTGCCATTCCGACGACCACCGCAGGAGGTTGTTGTGTTCATTATTGGCGGCGCCACGTACGAGGAAGCCTTAGCCGTGCACCAGCTAAACAACGCCGGCTATAAAGTCATCCTTGGCGGCACAACCATCCATAACTCGCAGAGTTTTATCCAAGAGGTCATGGCCGCCACCAGTGGCATTCAGTTTAAGCACACCAAATCCATGATCAAGTACTGTTCCACGGATAACATTTAA
- the LOC6607091 gene encoding metaxin-1 homolog, giving the protein MEMQLGAMLYVYKGEYGLPSIDFECLRALCLLRFTRCPMDVQTSSNPLRSGAGKLPYLQIGNQKFAGYRQIKRVLDLEGYPIDAHLSTKQKHLSTAYANWVFNNLHAYYHYFLFGEPNNFDTTTRGLYAKRTPFPFNFYYPSSYQREACDVVQVMAGFDVNDKLDKHEGDYLVVNAKKVVNLLSRKLGRKVWFFGDTYSEFDAIVYSYLAIIFKITLPNNPLQNHIKGCQNLVNFINRITKDIFRNEGYSSVKLTKTPSGTEASLTASERNFLDSDLNTKIVAGVGAVLAMGAFAAWRGIYNQLTTRSSTDYDGIDYEDDEMEEGLD; this is encoded by the exons ATGGAGATGCAACTGGGAGCCATGCTGTATGTGTACAAGGGGGAGTACGGACTGCCGTCCATAGATTTTGAATGTTTACGTGCTCTG TGCCTCCTGCGATTCACCCGCTGCCCCATGGACGTGCAGACCAGCTCCAATCCGCTGCGTTCGGGAGCCGGAAAGCTGCCGTATCTGCAGATCGGCAACCAGAAGTTCGCGGGCTATAGGCAAATTAAGCGCGTGCTGGATCTCGAG GGTTACCCGATAGATGCGCATTTAAGCACTAAACAAAAGCATTTGTCCACCGCCTACGCCAACTGGGTGTTCAACAATCTGCATGCCTACTACCACTACTTCCTGTTCGGAGAGCCCAACAATTTTGACACAACCACGCGGGGCCTCTACGCCAAGCGCACGCCATTCCCCTTCAACTTCTACTACCCGTCGTCCTACCAAAGGGAAGCCTGCGACGTGGTCCAGGTGATGGCCGGTTTCGATGTGAACGACAAGTTGGACAAGCACGAAGGCGACTAC CTCGTTGTCAATGCCAAAAAGGTAGTGAATCTACTGTCCCGGAAATTGGGTCGCAAGGTGTGGTTCTTTGGCGACACCTACAGCGAGTTTGATGCCATTGTCTACAGCTATCTTGCCATCATCTTTAAGATCACACTGCCCAACAATCCACTGCAGAATCACATTAAGGGCTGCCAGAACCTAGTGAACTTTATCAACCGCATCACGAAGGACATATTCCGCAACGAGGGATACAGTTCCGTCAAGCTCACAAAGACACCCAGTGGCACGGAGGCCAGTCTGACGGCCTCGGAGCGCAACTTCCTGGACTCCGACCTGAACACCAAAATAGTGGCCGGCGTTGGAGCCGTCTTAGCAATGGGAGCGTTTGCGGCATGGCGTGGGATTTACAACCAG CTAACGACACGCTCTTCGACGGACTACGATGGCATAGATTACGAGGATGACGAGATGGAGGAGGGCCTAGACTAA
- the LOC6607092 gene encoding methyl-CpG-binding domain protein 3 isoform X1 — protein sequence MQMNPSVTIERKRVDCSVLPKGWQRDEVRKSGSSANSNASSNNNSSSATASSNNNNNKVDVFYYSSPTGKRAEGKPQDIAIPDFQSGKMPHRALPSPSISLYRCSAMPLPIASGGGNGATSGSAANALKRKFARSQGGNAAAAAGGAAPSTATASSAASASASPSTANRQQQQIELSRALRTDVSLVPPIRQTASIFKQPVTVIRNHKQDPAKAKNDPKHGTREKPKQLFWEKRLERLRACHDSGEELDDISLPKTIRTVGPNVNEQTVLQSVATALHMLNAGVHGQSSTKVDLTKNAMAFMNPEQPLMHAVIISEDDIRKQEDRVGVARRKLQDALKT from the exons ATGCAAATGAACCCGAGCGTCACAATCGAGCGCAAACGCGTCGACTGCAGTGTCCTGCCAAAGGGATGGCAGCGCGACGAAGTCCGAAAGTCCGGCAGCAGCGCCAATAGTaacgccagcagcaacaacaacagcagcagtgccacagccagcagcaacaacaacaataacaaggtGGATGTTTTCTACTACAG CAGTCCCACAGGAAAAAGGGCGGAGGGAAAGCCGCAGGACATTGCAATCCCTGATTTCCAGTCTGGCAAGATGCCACACCGCGCCCTGCCCTCGCCCTCCATTTCACTGTACCGCTGCAGCGCCATGCCGCTGCCTATAGCGAGCGGGGGCGGTAATGGGGCCACCAGCGGATCGGCGGCCAATGCCCTCAAGCGCAAGTTCGCCCGGAGTCAAGGAGGCaatgctgcagcagcagcaggaggagctgctCCCTCGACAGCGACCGCCTCgtcagcagcatcagcatctgCTTCACCATCAACGGCCAatcgccagcagcaacagatcGAACTCAG CCGAGCCCTGCGCACAGATGTCTCCCTGGTGCCGCCCATTCGACAGACTGCCTCGATCTTCAAGCAACCGGTGACGGTGATTCGCAACCACAAGCAGGATCCCGCCAAAGCGAAGAATGATCCCAAGCATGGCACTCGGGAGAAGCCGAAACAGCTGTTCTGGGAGAAGCGACTGGAACGACTACGCGCCTGCCACGACAGCGGCGAGGAGCTAGACGACATCTCACTGCCCAAGACCATACGCACCGTTGGCCCCAATGTCAACGAACAGACCGTCCTCCAGTCGGTGGCCACGGCCCTGCATATGCTCAACGCCGGCGTACACGGCCAGAGTTCTACGAAGGTTGATTTGACCAAGAATGCCATGGCGTTTATGAATCCTGAACAGCCGCTCATGCACGCGGTGATCATTTCGGAGGACGACATACGCAAACAGGAGGATAGGGTCGGAGTGGCGCGGCGAAAGCTGCAGGATGCACTCAAGACATGA
- the LOC6607092 gene encoding methyl-CpG-binding domain protein 2 isoform X3 encodes MQMNPSVTIERKRVDCSVLPKGWQRDEVRKSGSSANSNASSNNNSSSATASSNNNNNKVDVFYYSRALRTDVSLVPPIRQTASIFKQPVTVIRNHKQDPAKAKNDPKHGTREKPKQLFWEKRLERLRACHDSGEELDDISLPKTIRTVGPNVNEQTVLQSVATALHMLNAGVHGQSSTKVDLTKNAMAFMNPEQPLMHAVIISEDDIRKQEDRVGVARRKLQDALKT; translated from the exons ATGCAAATGAACCCGAGCGTCACAATCGAGCGCAAACGCGTCGACTGCAGTGTCCTGCCAAAGGGATGGCAGCGCGACGAAGTCCGAAAGTCCGGCAGCAGCGCCAATAGTaacgccagcagcaacaacaacagcagcagtgccacagccagcagcaacaacaacaataacaaggtGGATGTTTTCTACTACAG CCGAGCCCTGCGCACAGATGTCTCCCTGGTGCCGCCCATTCGACAGACTGCCTCGATCTTCAAGCAACCGGTGACGGTGATTCGCAACCACAAGCAGGATCCCGCCAAAGCGAAGAATGATCCCAAGCATGGCACTCGGGAGAAGCCGAAACAGCTGTTCTGGGAGAAGCGACTGGAACGACTACGCGCCTGCCACGACAGCGGCGAGGAGCTAGACGACATCTCACTGCCCAAGACCATACGCACCGTTGGCCCCAATGTCAACGAACAGACCGTCCTCCAGTCGGTGGCCACGGCCCTGCATATGCTCAACGCCGGCGTACACGGCCAGAGTTCTACGAAGGTTGATTTGACCAAGAATGCCATGGCGTTTATGAATCCTGAACAGCCGCTCATGCACGCGGTGATCATTTCGGAGGACGACATACGCAAACAGGAGGATAGGGTCGGAGTGGCGCGGCGAAAGCTGCAGGATGCACTCAAGACATGA
- the LOC6607092 gene encoding methyl-CpG-binding domain protein 3 isoform X2 has product MQMNPSVTIERKRVDCSVLPKGWQRDEVRKSGSSANSNASSNNNSSSATASSNNNNNKVDVFYYSPTGKRAEGKPQDIAIPDFQSGKMPHRALPSPSISLYRCSAMPLPIASGGGNGATSGSAANALKRKFARSQGGNAAAAAGGAAPSTATASSAASASASPSTANRQQQQIELSRALRTDVSLVPPIRQTASIFKQPVTVIRNHKQDPAKAKNDPKHGTREKPKQLFWEKRLERLRACHDSGEELDDISLPKTIRTVGPNVNEQTVLQSVATALHMLNAGVHGQSSTKVDLTKNAMAFMNPEQPLMHAVIISEDDIRKQEDRVGVARRKLQDALKT; this is encoded by the exons ATGCAAATGAACCCGAGCGTCACAATCGAGCGCAAACGCGTCGACTGCAGTGTCCTGCCAAAGGGATGGCAGCGCGACGAAGTCCGAAAGTCCGGCAGCAGCGCCAATAGTaacgccagcagcaacaacaacagcagcagtgccacagccagcagcaacaacaacaataacaaggtGGATGTTTTCTACTACAG TCCCACAGGAAAAAGGGCGGAGGGAAAGCCGCAGGACATTGCAATCCCTGATTTCCAGTCTGGCAAGATGCCACACCGCGCCCTGCCCTCGCCCTCCATTTCACTGTACCGCTGCAGCGCCATGCCGCTGCCTATAGCGAGCGGGGGCGGTAATGGGGCCACCAGCGGATCGGCGGCCAATGCCCTCAAGCGCAAGTTCGCCCGGAGTCAAGGAGGCaatgctgcagcagcagcaggaggagctgctCCCTCGACAGCGACCGCCTCgtcagcagcatcagcatctgCTTCACCATCAACGGCCAatcgccagcagcaacagatcGAACTCAG CCGAGCCCTGCGCACAGATGTCTCCCTGGTGCCGCCCATTCGACAGACTGCCTCGATCTTCAAGCAACCGGTGACGGTGATTCGCAACCACAAGCAGGATCCCGCCAAAGCGAAGAATGATCCCAAGCATGGCACTCGGGAGAAGCCGAAACAGCTGTTCTGGGAGAAGCGACTGGAACGACTACGCGCCTGCCACGACAGCGGCGAGGAGCTAGACGACATCTCACTGCCCAAGACCATACGCACCGTTGGCCCCAATGTCAACGAACAGACCGTCCTCCAGTCGGTGGCCACGGCCCTGCATATGCTCAACGCCGGCGTACACGGCCAGAGTTCTACGAAGGTTGATTTGACCAAGAATGCCATGGCGTTTATGAATCCTGAACAGCCGCTCATGCACGCGGTGATCATTTCGGAGGACGACATACGCAAACAGGAGGATAGGGTCGGAGTGGCGCGGCGAAAGCTGCAGGATGCACTCAAGACATGA